Proteins from one Methanococcus maripaludis C5 genomic window:
- a CDS encoding energy-converting hydrogenase B subunit P, with the protein MPKMLLLPKLTMSLGGYIRETVEVYQQDGVKEFPHRNLVVGNPTNEPIKIDIPAYDENWVQRHQELGLIVVPVEMDEDFVGIFKMVEEKVKKAI; encoded by the coding sequence TTGCCAAAGATGCTACTGCTCCCAAAATTAACAATGTCTCTTGGCGGATATATAAGAGAAACTGTTGAAGTTTATCAACAAGATGGCGTAAAAGAATTCCCCCACAGAAACCTTGTGGTTGGAAATCCCACAAATGAACCAATAAAAATAGATATTCCTGCATACGATGAAAACTGGGTACAAAGACATCAGGAACTTGGTTTAATCGTAGTTCCTGTCGAAATGGACGAAGATTTTGTTGGAATATTTAAAATGGTTGAAGAAAAGGTTAAAAAAGCAATTTAA
- a CDS encoding AI-2E family transporter → MKENEYRFIMRIFVLVSFTAVLMIAVPFLDTIAFACAFAYMTEPFFNAVRRYAGRTLGAILSILMVTVPALSLVVLILSDVVEFLNTLNVPSLVDTTIQFVNYLGLQNIAQEDLNRILSELWTFLKPTINKMAEQIYGIPLLFIKGLITVFLTYYFLKDGHRFKDAIMPHVPEVYHVQTELFIRKLNEAYKNLFVVNALTSFTVGLISIAGFWAIGLPNPVTLGALSGILTLLPIVGGWTIYMPLSLYYIAVGMYTKAILLFGFGVIFLSLAPDFAIRPRLVNHESDIHPAIALVAFLMGPLALGVTGFALGPLIMGTFDAIFRVKNGKDSIINLK, encoded by the coding sequence ATGAAAGAGAATGAATATCGATTCATAATGCGAATTTTTGTTTTAGTATCTTTTACAGCTGTTTTAATGATTGCAGTACCATTTTTAGACACAATTGCATTTGCATGTGCTTTTGCATATATGACAGAGCCTTTTTTTAATGCAGTACGACGATACGCTGGAAGAACTCTTGGGGCAATACTGAGTATTTTGATGGTGACAGTTCCTGCACTATCATTAGTAGTTTTAATTTTATCGGATGTTGTGGAATTTTTAAACACGTTAAATGTTCCAAGTCTTGTTGATACTACAATACAATTTGTAAATTATTTAGGATTACAAAATATCGCACAAGAAGATTTAAATCGGATACTTTCGGAATTATGGACTTTTTTAAAGCCAACCATAAATAAAATGGCAGAACAAATATATGGAATACCGCTTTTGTTTATAAAAGGATTGATTACAGTATTTTTGACGTATTATTTCTTAAAAGATGGCCATAGGTTTAAAGATGCAATAATGCCCCATGTTCCTGAAGTTTATCATGTTCAAACCGAGCTATTTATTCGAAAACTTAATGAAGCATATAAAAACCTCTTCGTTGTAAATGCTTTAACTTCATTTACTGTTGGATTAATCTCAATTGCTGGTTTTTGGGCAATAGGACTTCCAAATCCAGTTACACTTGGAGCATTGAGTGGTATTTTAACATTACTTCCAATTGTGGGTGGCTGGACCATATATATGCCATTATCTCTTTATTATATTGCAGTCGGAATGTATACAAAAGCAATTTTACTTTTTGGTTTTGGAGTAATCTTCTTATCTCTTGCACCCGATTTTGCAATAAGGCCAAGGCTCGTAAATCACGAAAGCGATATTCACCCCGCTATTGCACTTGTGGCATTTTTGATGGGGCCACTTGCTTTAGGAGTAACTGGTTTTGCATTAGGTCCTTTGATAATGGGCACATTTGATGCAATATTCCGGGTTAAAAATGGGAAAGATAGTATTATAAACCTAAAATAG
- a CDS encoding phosphoadenosine phosphosulfate reductase family protein: MKTILGKIHLKWCINCNLPVLDTKCAICDSETVEVKVTPPGDARPAFKGDLDLINKTIKSQFGIEENLFKNKMVLVNKAPGIEYFQEIIIDGIIFGILNFNEKKHEWKIIPTIEGARRLIIAGCKKKLLVVKEDVPKFILNKGASVLRPGVAYASEDIGNDEDVIILVERKDSSHDFTEMDVLGVGRSRMDYEKIVNSEKGMVAKVRKSELPKNSEVLHEIGEFDESVKKMIEANKNAMKKVESNSIGFMRNTVVKIGKPVSVAYSGGKDSLVVLLLAFEAFKNHKDPVEFEVLFNDTGIEFNETLDNIEKITNKYDIEILKTSSGEFWEKLEEYGPPGRDNRWCSEVCKVSPLGTLIDEKYEKGCLSFVGLRKYESINRSKKPRIWNSPTIKKQMLSAPILNWTAMHVWIYILKHKAPYNVLYEQCFDRVGCFMCPAMEIGEIELVKMSYPELWEKWESFLKSHAKIHGKDETWVKGGWRWTNKTRSNNQKADESINENWLG, translated from the coding sequence TTGAAGACTATTTTAGGAAAAATTCATTTAAAATGGTGTATAAACTGTAACCTTCCAGTACTTGACACAAAATGTGCAATTTGCGATTCTGAAACGGTTGAAGTTAAAGTAACGCCCCCTGGAGATGCAAGGCCTGCATTTAAAGGCGATTTGGATTTAATAAATAAAACGATAAAATCACAATTTGGAATTGAAGAAAATCTATTTAAAAATAAAATGGTGCTCGTAAACAAGGCTCCAGGAATTGAATACTTTCAGGAAATTATAATTGACGGAATAATTTTTGGAATTTTAAATTTCAACGAGAAAAAACACGAATGGAAAATAATTCCGACAATCGAAGGTGCTAGAAGGCTTATTATTGCAGGATGTAAGAAAAAATTACTTGTAGTAAAAGAAGACGTTCCAAAATTCATATTAAACAAAGGTGCATCTGTTTTAAGACCTGGTGTGGCATATGCTTCTGAAGATATCGGAAATGACGAAGACGTTATTATATTGGTAGAAAGAAAAGATTCGAGTCATGATTTTACTGAAATGGATGTTTTGGGTGTTGGAAGGTCCAGAATGGACTACGAAAAGATCGTAAATTCTGAAAAGGGAATGGTCGCAAAGGTAAGAAAATCTGAACTTCCAAAAAATTCAGAAGTTTTGCATGAAATTGGCGAATTTGATGAATCAGTCAAAAAAATGATTGAAGCAAACAAAAACGCCATGAAAAAGGTTGAAAGCAATTCAATTGGATTTATGAGAAATACTGTTGTAAAAATTGGAAAACCAGTTTCCGTTGCATATTCTGGTGGAAAAGATAGCCTTGTAGTACTTCTTCTTGCATTTGAGGCGTTTAAAAACCATAAAGACCCTGTTGAATTCGAAGTTTTATTTAATGATACGGGAATTGAATTTAACGAAACATTAGATAATATTGAAAAAATTACTAATAAGTATGATATTGAAATTTTAAAAACCAGTTCAGGAGAATTCTGGGAAAAATTAGAAGAATATGGCCCCCCTGGAAGAGATAATCGATGGTGCAGTGAAGTCTGTAAGGTATCTCCCTTAGGAACACTTATCGATGAAAAATACGAAAAAGGATGCCTTTCTTTTGTAGGCCTTAGAAAATACGAATCGATAAATCGTTCAAAAAAACCAAGAATCTGGAATAGTCCAACGATTAAAAAACAGATGTTGTCCGCCCCAATATTAAATTGGACTGCAATGCATGTTTGGATATACATTTTAAAACATAAAGCTCCGTACAATGTATTATATGAACAGTGTTTTGATAGAGTGGGATGTTTCATGTGTCCTGCAATGGAAATTGGGGAAATCGAGTTAGTAAAAATGAGTTATCCGGAATTATGGGAAAAATGGGAGAGTTTCTTAAAAAGCCACGCCAAAATTCATGGAAAAGATGAAACTTGGGTAAAAGGCGGTTGGAGATGGACTAACAAAACAAGATCAAACAACCAAAAAGCAGACGAATCGATAAATGAAAACTGGCTCGGATAA
- a CDS encoding TIGR02253 family HAD-type hydrolase, with protein MIRGVLFDLDDTLYNSSSFASRARKEALRSMIDAGLNSTEEDALKILNKIIEQKGSNYGGHFNDLVKAVTGTYDPKIITTGIITYHNVKFALLRPYSDTIKTLMDLRSIGLSLGILTDGITIKQWEKLIRLGIHPFFDEVITSEEYGLGKPNIEFFNYGLKKINLKAEEVIYVGDRADKDMVPAKTVGMTTVRILRGKYSEISDDVSDYTIKNISELSKIIKLLI; from the coding sequence ATGATTAGAGGGGTGCTTTTTGACCTTGACGATACACTTTACAATTCTTCGAGTTTTGCAAGCCGTGCACGAAAAGAAGCATTGAGGTCCATGATTGATGCAGGTTTGAATTCTACTGAAGAAGATGCTTTAAAAATATTGAATAAAATTATTGAACAAAAGGGTTCAAACTATGGGGGCCACTTTAACGACCTTGTAAAGGCAGTTACTGGAACATATGATCCTAAAATAATTACAACAGGTATTATCACATACCACAACGTTAAATTTGCGCTACTTAGGCCATATTCTGACACAATAAAAACATTAATGGATTTAAGGAGTATAGGTTTAAGTTTGGGGATTTTAACAGACGGAATTACCATAAAACAATGGGAAAAATTAATAAGACTTGGAATCCATCCATTTTTTGATGAAGTCATAACTTCAGAAGAATATGGCCTAGGAAAACCAAATATCGAATTTTTCAATTATGGGCTTAAAAAAATTAATTTAAAAGCCGAAGAAGTGATTTATGTTGGGGATAGGGCTGACAAGGACATGGTTCCTGCAAAAACTGTTGGAATGACTACTGTAAGGATATTGCGGGGAAAATATTCAGAAATTAGCGATGATGTAAGTGATTACACCATAAAAAATATTTCAGAACTTTCGAAAATAATTAAACTACTTATTTAA
- a CDS encoding adenylyltransferase/cytidyltransferase family protein has product MEKKIAVTAGTFDLLHPGHFNTLNFAKKHADELVVIIARDETVKKIKGRSPVIPEEQRKVMIEALKPVDRAVLGSLTNKLEPILEIRPDVIILGPDQTTYQINELKSQLAKHFLYPEILKVEEYVKCPFHSSYDILKEIVRRWCCKELKV; this is encoded by the coding sequence ATGGAAAAGAAAATAGCAGTAACTGCAGGCACGTTTGATCTTTTACACCCTGGACACTTCAACACGCTTAATTTCGCGAAAAAACACGCAGATGAACTCGTTGTAATTATTGCAAGAGACGAAACTGTAAAAAAAATTAAGGGCAGAAGTCCGGTAATTCCTGAAGAACAGCGAAAGGTAATGATAGAAGCACTAAAACCAGTTGATCGTGCAGTTTTGGGTAGCTTAACTAATAAACTTGAACCGATTTTAGAAATCAGGCCAGATGTTATAATATTGGGTCCTGATCAGACAACTTACCAGATAAACGAACTGAAATCACAGCTTGCGAAACATTTTTTATATCCTGAAATATTAAAAGTTGAAGAATATGTAAAATGCCCATTCCACAGTTCTTACGATATTTTAAAAGAAATTGTTAGAAGATGGTGTTGTAAGGAATTAAAAGTGTAG
- a CDS encoding sulfite exporter TauE/SafE family protein — translation MEIYLIYLFLLVVGCIVGFTTGALGLGGGFIMVPTLIYIFQNLGISDDYVVAMAVGTSLSVIFLTSLNSAYSHSKYGNIIWKYSLLLGFSGILGTFAGVKIVTNYISGDLHRILFGIMLIILSLNMAFNKTNPKIESNQNVNYLPVLLCGFLIGVLSSMFGIGGGTIAIPILTIFLKTPIKKSIGTSLGMMVIISLSGFLGYLLSSVEIVGSYKYLNFIGYVSVSAALSIGVMSLIFSRYGAKISNNINSGVLKKFFGIILMFVGLTMII, via the coding sequence ATGGAAATTTATTTGATTTATTTATTTTTATTGGTGGTTGGTTGCATCGTAGGTTTTACGACCGGTGCTTTGGGACTTGGTGGCGGTTTTATAATGGTTCCAACCTTAATTTATATATTTCAAAATCTAGGAATTTCTGACGATTACGTTGTTGCAATGGCTGTTGGAACGAGTCTTTCAGTTATTTTTTTAACTTCACTAAACAGTGCTTATTCCCATTCAAAATATGGAAATATTATCTGGAAATATTCCCTATTGCTCGGATTTTCCGGAATTTTGGGAACTTTTGCAGGAGTTAAGATTGTTACAAATTATATAAGTGGTGATCTACACAGAATACTTTTCGGCATTATGTTGATAATCCTTTCATTAAATATGGCGTTTAACAAAACCAATCCAAAAATTGAAAGTAATCAAAACGTTAATTATCTGCCAGTACTATTGTGTGGATTTTTAATAGGTGTTTTGTCAAGCATGTTTGGGATTGGTGGTGGAACTATTGCAATTCCGATTTTGACTATATTTTTAAAAACGCCAATAAAAAAGAGTATAGGAACATCTCTTGGAATGATGGTGATAATTTCATTGAGCGGTTTTTTGGGATATCTATTAAGCTCTGTCGAGATAGTAGGTAGTTATAAATATCTAAATTTCATAGGATATGTTTCAGTGTCTGCTGCTTTGTCGATAGGTGTTATGAGCCTCATATTTTCAAGATATGGTGCTAAAATTTCAAATAATATTAATTCAGGTGTTTTAAAGAAATTTTTTGGAATTATACTTATGTTTGTTGGATTAACAATGATAATTTAA
- a CDS encoding aldehyde ferredoxin oxidoreductase C-terminal domain-containing protein, which yields MNILIDGSRQNYEVLDGKEFPISFGIDLHNKYETWKFNAYNEKNLFCFGKGILPIVGGHRLIFSFRSPLWDGFHFSAMGGAGYTFKDTGVQNVAITGKCEVPSILVINGEEDELKIEFIPFTEEITDIYKFNDKILELFNEKNYRAFLVGPASKTTNMGAIYSQTIRNGKIVEGSEDWAARGGGGSVLYRAHNILGVVFFGKKTPEKDVKSVVEEHYQKQYSKVILENTEKYRYSNERKTGGTFGNNYHVTMDLTPIFNWRMPFIDKNRRLRLHKKILEYFVGRFDKEAIETKNWTNCGEPCPVVCKKYRNGLHVDYEPYEANGPCIGVFDIYAADRVVHTIDKLGFDAIEFGNLCSWVFELLDNGMLKPEEVGIEKPLFDISNFENDDDILKNSKHNAEQAVKLARNIAFETNEFGKICKFGARRAAKTLNENYKNRIIDKKFEDFAVYDSFGEHGQISPTMYWAIGNFMPYLIQGKYLTYYQCGVFLEPEELAELSVKNSIEEITLENLGICRFHRKWVSPIIENLVKEVSDVDITEESMELFKKIAKYDSNIGYPKIESERVKELIISGAYEFENEKWIEEFEKGNFNEYIKRVLEKYSELLDIEWKLKE from the coding sequence ATGAACATTTTGATTGATGGATCAAGACAAAATTACGAAGTACTTGATGGAAAAGAGTTTCCAATTTCTTTTGGAATTGATCTGCACAACAAATACGAAACATGGAAATTTAATGCATATAATGAAAAAAATCTGTTCTGTTTTGGAAAAGGAATTTTACCAATAGTTGGGGGACATAGATTAATTTTTTCATTTAGATCACCACTATGGGATGGATTTCACTTTTCTGCGATGGGAGGTGCGGGTTATACTTTCAAAGATACTGGTGTTCAAAACGTTGCGATTACTGGAAAATGTGAAGTTCCAAGTATTTTGGTAATTAATGGAGAAGAAGACGAATTAAAAATAGAATTTATTCCATTTACTGAAGAAATAACTGATATTTATAAATTTAATGACAAAATACTGGAATTATTTAATGAAAAAAATTACAGGGCATTTTTAGTTGGACCTGCTTCAAAAACTACGAATATGGGTGCAATTTACTCGCAAACCATAAGAAATGGAAAAATTGTTGAAGGTTCTGAGGACTGGGCTGCAAGAGGCGGTGGTGGTTCAGTTCTTTACCGGGCCCATAATATTTTAGGGGTTGTATTTTTTGGTAAAAAAACTCCTGAAAAGGACGTAAAATCTGTTGTCGAAGAACACTACCAAAAGCAGTATTCAAAGGTAATTTTAGAAAATACTGAAAAATACCGATACAGTAACGAAAGAAAAACAGGCGGAACGTTTGGAAATAATTACCATGTTACAATGGATTTAACACCGATATTTAACTGGAGAATGCCATTTATCGATAAAAATAGACGTTTAAGATTACATAAAAAAATACTTGAATATTTTGTTGGTAGATTTGATAAAGAAGCAATTGAAACTAAAAATTGGACAAATTGCGGAGAACCATGTCCGGTAGTGTGTAAAAAATACAGAAATGGTCTTCACGTAGATTATGAGCCATATGAAGCAAATGGTCCATGTATTGGAGTATTTGATATATATGCAGCAGACAGGGTAGTTCATACGATAGATAAACTCGGATTTGATGCAATCGAATTTGGAAACTTATGTTCTTGGGTTTTTGAACTATTGGATAATGGCATGTTAAAACCCGAAGAAGTTGGAATTGAAAAACCACTATTTGATATTTCAAACTTTGAAAATGATGACGATATCTTAAAAAATTCAAAACATAATGCAGAACAAGCCGTAAAACTTGCAAGAAACATTGCTTTCGAAACTAACGAATTTGGAAAAATCTGTAAATTTGGAGCTAGAAGAGCTGCAAAAACACTGAATGAAAATTATAAAAATAGAATTATTGATAAAAAATTCGAAGATTTTGCAGTTTACGATTCTTTCGGGGAACATGGACAGATTTCACCAACAATGTACTGGGCAATTGGAAATTTCATGCCTTATTTGATCCAGGGTAAATATTTAACATACTACCAGTGCGGTGTTTTTTTAGAACCTGAAGAACTCGCAGAATTAAGCGTTAAAAATTCAATTGAAGAAATTACGCTTGAAAATCTCGGAATATGCAGATTCCACCGAAAATGGGTATCGCCAATAATCGAAAACCTCGTAAAAGAAGTAAGCGATGTTGATATCACAGAAGAATCTATGGAATTATTCAAAAAAATTGCAAAGTACGATTCAAACATCGGCTATCCAAAAATCGAAAGTGAAAGAGTTAAAGAATTGATAATTTCTGGAGCTTACGAATTTGAAAATGAAAAATGGATAGAAGAATTTGAAAAAGGAAATTTCAATGAATATATAAAAAGAGTTCTTGAAAAATACAGTGAGTTATTAGATATTGAATGGAAATTAAAAGAATAA